Proteins encoded within one genomic window of Dyadobacter chenhuakuii:
- the modB gene encoding molybdate ABC transporter permease subunit, translated as MNPEPLWLTFKLATITSLILLVLALPLAYWLAFGKFKGRGIIESLIGMPLVLPPSVIGFYLLLAFSPSYWFGAWIESIFGLRLVFSFPGLVIASVLYSLPFMVYPIRAGLQSLPASLREASYTLGKNEWETFFKVLLPNCKPAILTAFVITFAHTVGEFGVVLMIGGNIPGVTKVASVAIYNEVEALNYGAANDYAIVLFAITFVILLLVYSINNRLLRVRQPS; from the coding sequence TTGAACCCCGAACCCCTCTGGCTAACCTTCAAACTCGCAACGATCACTTCGCTGATCCTGCTGGTGCTTGCATTGCCATTGGCGTACTGGCTGGCGTTTGGGAAGTTCAAAGGGCGTGGGATCATTGAATCGCTAATTGGCATGCCACTCGTTTTGCCGCCGTCTGTGATTGGATTTTACCTGCTTCTGGCGTTCAGTCCCTCCTACTGGTTCGGTGCCTGGATTGAAAGTATTTTTGGGTTGAGGCTTGTTTTCAGCTTTCCGGGCCTTGTTATTGCCTCCGTGCTTTATAGTTTACCATTTATGGTTTATCCCATACGCGCAGGCCTACAGTCGCTTCCCGCCTCATTGCGCGAAGCATCTTATACATTAGGTAAAAATGAGTGGGAAACATTCTTCAAAGTACTTTTACCAAATTGCAAACCTGCCATATTAACTGCATTTGTTATCACATTTGCACATACCGTCGGCGAATTCGGGGTTGTGCTCATGATCGGCGGCAACATTCCAGGCGTTACCAAAGTCGCTTCTGTGGCCATTTATAACGAAGTGGAAGCGCTGAATTATGGCGCCGCGAACGATTATGCGATCGTGCTTTTTGCAATTACATTCGTTATTTTGCTGTTGGTCTATTCCATTAACAACCGCCTGCTCCGTGTCCGACAGCCTTCTTGA
- a CDS encoding SGNH/GDSL hydrolase family protein, translated as MRVIFKFLQVAIFILPLIAMRQDKPLRVIFFGDSITQAGVGPTGYITKMSEMLKSKGQDSQYELMGAGIGGNKVYDLYLRLEDDVLSKKPDVVFIYVGINDVWHKTSSGTGTDPDKYVKFYEALIKKMKAQNIRVIVCTPTVIGERNDASNPQDGDLNQYSKLIREIATRNSLQLCDLRKSFQDYLVQNNPENKEKGILTSDRVHLTDEGNKFLAERMMEALVQK; from the coding sequence ATGCGGGTCATTTTTAAATTTTTGCAGGTTGCCATTTTCATTCTGCCCCTGATTGCAATGCGTCAGGACAAGCCACTTCGCGTGATATTTTTCGGAGATTCCATCACACAAGCCGGCGTAGGGCCGACGGGTTACATTACTAAAATGAGTGAAATGCTCAAATCAAAGGGTCAGGACAGCCAGTATGAGCTCATGGGCGCCGGAATCGGCGGGAACAAAGTATATGACCTGTATCTGAGACTGGAAGACGATGTGCTTTCCAAAAAGCCCGATGTAGTCTTCATTTACGTAGGAATTAACGACGTATGGCACAAAACATCATCAGGAACCGGAACTGATCCCGACAAATACGTGAAGTTTTATGAAGCATTGATCAAAAAAATGAAAGCGCAGAACATTCGCGTGATCGTATGTACGCCCACAGTAATCGGCGAAAGAAATGACGCTTCCAACCCCCAGGACGGCGACCTGAACCAATATTCCAAACTAATCCGCGAAATCGCCACCCGCAACAGCCTGCAACTTTGCGATTTGAGAAAATCTTTCCAGGATTATCTAGTTCAAAACAACCCTGAGAATAAGGAAAAAGGGATTTTAACTTCGGATAGGGTGCATTTAACGGATGAAGGAAACAAGTTTCTGGCGGAGCGGATGATGGAGGCGTTGGTGCAGAAGTGA
- the modA gene encoding molybdate ABC transporter substrate-binding protein — MNIQRFFLLFSVFLAGCSKPSEKIIVATAANVQYVMKEIKAEFEKEAGKEIDIVVGSSGKLTTQIREGAPFDVFVSADTKYPEEIFKNGGSAEKPKVYALGSLVLWSKNIPKSDLNIDSLANDKIKKIAVPNPETAPYGEAAIQILKSKNLFDKIEKRLVFGESIAQTAQYITSGNVEAGFNALSIVLSPEMKDKGNYIILDSTDYKPIEQAAILLNHSQDSPKKATSEQFYKFLYSKKAKAIFQKYGYK; from the coding sequence ATGAATATTCAGCGTTTTTTTCTGCTTTTTTCGGTTTTCCTGGCGGGTTGTTCCAAACCTTCGGAGAAAATTATTGTGGCTACCGCCGCCAACGTGCAATATGTAATGAAGGAAATTAAGGCGGAATTTGAAAAAGAAGCCGGGAAGGAAATTGACATTGTGGTTGGTTCTTCCGGCAAGCTCACCACCCAGATCCGCGAAGGCGCACCGTTTGATGTTTTCGTTTCGGCCGATACAAAATATCCCGAGGAGATTTTCAAAAACGGCGGATCGGCAGAAAAGCCCAAAGTCTATGCCTTAGGGTCATTGGTTTTATGGTCTAAAAACATCCCAAAATCTGATCTAAACATTGATTCACTAGCAAACGATAAAATCAAGAAAATTGCCGTCCCTAACCCGGAAACGGCACCTTATGGAGAGGCCGCTATTCAGATTTTAAAGTCAAAAAATTTGTTTGATAAAATAGAGAAAAGGCTCGTTTTTGGCGAAAGTATCGCCCAAACTGCCCAATACATTACGTCCGGCAATGTTGAAGCAGGTTTCAATGCATTATCCATCGTCCTTTCACCCGAAATGAAAGATAAGGGCAACTACATTATCCTGGATTCGACCGATTATAAACCCATAGAACAAGCAGCCATCCTCCTCAATCACAGCCAGGATTCTCCCAAAAAAGCAACCAGCGAACAATTCTATAAATTTCTATATTCCAAAAAAGCGAAAGCAATCTTTCAAAAATACGGCTACAAATAG
- a CDS encoding pyridoxal phosphate-dependent aminotransferase produces MIIDTAQRTKQTSEYYFSVKLAEVRKMIAEGHDVINLGIGNPDMMPSSETITALSEAAQKSQAHGYQPYVGTPAYRNAIADFYYHTYGVKLDPATEILPLIGSKEGITHISLTFLDPGDEVLVPELGYPAYRAVSQMVGAVVKEYPLREDFGWQPDWTAIEALVTPKTKIMWLNYPHMPTGAPATQALFEEAVAFATKHKILLCHDNPYSLVLNKKTPISLLSIEGAKEVAIELNSMSKSHNMAGWRMGWLSAAKPYINAVLTIKSNVDSGMFWAMQEAAVAALHNSDEWHQERNAVYQGRLEAAEAILETIGCTWDRKQEGMFLWGKLPDSVESAEVLVNALLVEKHVFIAPGFIFGPKGQRYIRLSLCLPKERIWQAVERIKA; encoded by the coding sequence ATGATTATAGATACTGCCCAGCGCACCAAGCAGACTTCCGAATACTACTTTTCGGTGAAGCTCGCGGAGGTTCGCAAAATGATTGCAGAAGGTCATGATGTCATTAACCTGGGGATTGGAAACCCGGACATGATGCCTTCGTCTGAAACGATAACAGCCTTGTCTGAGGCGGCTCAGAAGTCGCAAGCGCATGGTTATCAGCCTTATGTGGGCACGCCTGCATATCGGAACGCAATCGCAGATTTCTATTATCATACTTACGGCGTTAAACTCGATCCTGCAACAGAAATATTGCCATTAATCGGTTCAAAAGAAGGCATCACGCACATTTCTCTGACATTCCTTGATCCAGGCGATGAAGTGCTGGTTCCTGAGCTGGGTTACCCGGCGTACCGTGCTGTTAGTCAAATGGTGGGTGCGGTTGTAAAGGAATATCCGTTACGCGAAGATTTCGGCTGGCAGCCGGATTGGACCGCGATAGAAGCATTGGTAACGCCCAAAACCAAGATCATGTGGCTCAACTATCCACATATGCCTACGGGAGCGCCTGCAACGCAAGCGTTGTTTGAAGAAGCGGTGGCATTCGCGACAAAGCATAAGATTCTGCTTTGCCATGATAATCCTTACAGCCTGGTTTTAAATAAAAAAACGCCGATCAGCCTGTTATCTATTGAAGGAGCGAAAGAGGTTGCCATTGAGCTTAACTCCATGAGCAAGTCGCACAATATGGCGGGATGGCGAATGGGCTGGTTATCAGCGGCTAAGCCTTACATTAATGCTGTGCTTACCATTAAAAGTAATGTGGATTCAGGCATGTTCTGGGCCATGCAGGAAGCGGCTGTTGCGGCCTTGCATAATTCGGACGAGTGGCATCAGGAGCGCAATGCGGTATATCAAGGCCGGTTAGAAGCTGCTGAGGCTATTTTGGAAACAATTGGTTGCACCTGGGATCGTAAGCAGGAAGGCATGTTCCTATGGGGCAAATTGCCGGATTCTGTCGAGTCCGCAGAGGTGCTGGTGAATGCTCTTTTGGTTGAAAAACATGTGTTCATTGCGCCTGGCTTTATCTTCGGGCCGAAAGGACAGCGTTACATCCGCTTATCGCTTTGCTTGCCGAAGGAGCGTATTTGGCAAGCAGTGGAACGAATAAAGGCTTAA
- a CDS encoding L,D-transpeptidase family protein, with amino-acid sequence MQMLSGLGRTRYIPLLILFTLAILQSCKKNPKEMSREQLEKELSDKKHYEKLLEFGKSAGINVEKFAATGEQAPVFALLEEAGFGHKPNLRYTEKKVKADTSLLREAAEALVKGESVDKVMKGLEPVYPVYNNLKIHYARLLKENKQDSAAVVAETLNAYRWIKRQSKGAPRFVMVNIRGAYLAAMDSAGQNVLRMRTVVGKSDTPTPTMDTYATSIVTHPYWNVPKSIAIKEMFPKAASDPEYLSRNRIQIIDNKGQAVNPEEIDWEELTAEKFPYRFRQETGEDNSLGLLKVEIKNPLAIYLHDTNARYLFKSNSRWRSHGCVRVQQPTDLANYMAGTKLLDNDFMTEPDTVSTPPKWHKLKARIPVFLLYLGADCNEKGDLLYFEDVYKRGLPKV; translated from the coding sequence ATGCAAATGCTCTCTGGCTTGGGCCGCACCCGTTATATCCCTCTATTGATTTTATTTACGCTTGCCATCCTGCAATCTTGCAAAAAGAATCCCAAGGAAATGTCCCGGGAGCAGCTGGAAAAGGAATTGAGCGACAAAAAACATTACGAAAAACTGCTGGAATTCGGCAAAAGTGCCGGAATCAATGTTGAAAAATTCGCTGCTACCGGTGAGCAAGCGCCTGTTTTTGCCTTGCTGGAAGAAGCCGGATTTGGGCATAAACCAAACCTGCGCTATACAGAAAAGAAAGTTAAGGCAGACACATCACTCCTTCGTGAAGCTGCGGAAGCACTGGTGAAAGGCGAGTCGGTGGACAAAGTGATGAAAGGATTAGAGCCGGTTTATCCTGTTTATAACAATCTTAAAATACACTACGCTAGGCTATTAAAGGAAAACAAGCAAGATAGCGCGGCCGTTGTTGCTGAGACGCTGAATGCTTATCGCTGGATAAAGCGGCAGTCCAAAGGCGCTCCGCGGTTCGTTATGGTGAACATTCGCGGTGCCTATCTGGCCGCCATGGATTCAGCCGGACAGAATGTGCTGCGTATGCGTACGGTGGTAGGTAAAAGCGACACGCCGACGCCTACGATGGACACTTATGCAACGAGCATCGTGACACACCCATACTGGAATGTGCCAAAAAGCATTGCTATCAAGGAAATGTTTCCCAAAGCGGCAAGTGATCCGGAATACTTGTCCCGAAATCGAATTCAAATAATTGATAATAAAGGCCAGGCGGTAAATCCGGAAGAGATTGATTGGGAAGAACTTACAGCTGAAAAATTCCCCTACCGCTTTCGTCAGGAAACCGGTGAAGACAATTCACTAGGTTTGCTGAAAGTGGAGATTAAAAATCCACTGGCGATTTATCTGCACGACACGAACGCAAGATATTTGTTCAAAAGTAATTCGAGATGGAGAAGCCATGGCTGTGTACGCGTGCAGCAACCGACCGATTTGGCCAACTATATGGCTGGCACCAAACTGCTTGACAACGATTTCATGACCGAGCCTGACACGGTGTCGACCCCGCCGAAGTGGCACAAATTAAAAGCAAGAATTCCAGTATTCCTGCTTTATCTGGGTGCCGATTGCAATGAAAAAGGGGATTTGCTTTACTTTGAAGACGTGTATAAAAGAGGATTGCCAAAGGTGTGA
- a CDS encoding ABC transporter ATP-binding protein, whose product MSDSLLDVHIKHTLQTVHGKMPMEIALSLPKGRILAITGPSGAGKTTLLRQIAGLLTPETGKITFGNQVWLDSAAQGSVAPQLRNIGFVFQDYALFPHLTVEENLLFGLPKGSDRSIVDDLLNATELSNLAIRKPNQLSGGQQQRVALARALVRKPDLLLLDEPFAALDYDMRYHLQDMLLKFHRQHNLTMILVTHDIGEIFRLADQVAIIENGKIFRQGTPAEVYANEQSKTEDFVIFGEVLSCIKQADQLLVSALVENKVRQLTLPLNLAPEMIPGNTFTLHYPMDVARVTLIRH is encoded by the coding sequence GTGTCCGACAGCCTTCTTGACGTCCATATCAAGCACACTTTGCAAACTGTCCACGGCAAAATGCCGATGGAAATTGCATTATCACTTCCAAAAGGACGGATTTTAGCCATTACAGGACCATCAGGTGCAGGTAAAACAACATTATTAAGGCAAATCGCCGGATTACTAACCCCTGAAACAGGCAAAATCACATTTGGCAACCAAGTTTGGCTTGATAGCGCAGCGCAAGGATCTGTTGCTCCACAACTCAGGAATATTGGTTTTGTTTTTCAGGACTATGCCTTGTTCCCACACCTTACGGTTGAGGAAAACCTCCTTTTTGGTTTACCAAAAGGCAGTGATCGCAGCATTGTCGATGACCTGCTGAATGCCACAGAACTCTCCAATCTGGCAATACGAAAACCCAACCAGCTTTCTGGCGGTCAGCAGCAACGCGTAGCATTGGCCCGGGCACTGGTGCGGAAGCCGGATTTATTGTTGCTGGACGAACCCTTTGCGGCTCTGGATTATGATATGCGGTATCATTTGCAGGATATGCTGTTGAAATTTCATCGCCAGCACAATCTCACCATGATCCTTGTCACCCACGACATTGGTGAAATATTCCGTCTGGCAGATCAGGTGGCCATTATTGAGAACGGTAAAATTTTCCGCCAAGGAACTCCCGCCGAGGTTTACGCAAACGAGCAGTCAAAAACGGAGGATTTTGTGATCTTTGGAGAAGTGCTTAGTTGTATAAAACAAGCGGATCAGCTGCTGGTAAGCGCGCTGGTTGAAAACAAAGTCCGTCAACTGACATTGCCGCTGAATCTGGCGCCGGAAATGATTCCCGGCAATACATTTACATTGCATTACCCGATGGATGTGGCACGCGTGACGTTGATCAGGCATTGA
- a CDS encoding HesB/IscA family protein, with translation MVTVSDSAKDKIVELRNADGHIEDYQIRVGVLGGGCSGLTYNLEFNSETKPTDMVFEDKGVKIIVDKKSILYLAGTILDFSDGLNGKGFQFVNPNATRTCGCGESFAV, from the coding sequence ATGGTTACTGTAAGTGATAGCGCCAAAGATAAAATTGTTGAACTCCGCAATGCGGACGGACATATTGAGGATTACCAGATCCGCGTTGGTGTGCTGGGAGGCGGCTGTTCGGGCTTGACTTATAATTTGGAGTTTAACTCTGAAACGAAGCCTACGGACATGGTTTTTGAGGATAAAGGGGTCAAAATTATTGTTGATAAAAAGAGCATTCTTTACCTGGCCGGAACGATACTTGATTTCTCGGATGGCTTAAATGGTAAAGGCTTTCAATTTGTAAACCCCAATGCAACCCGTACTTGCGGGTGCGGTGAAAGCTTTGCAGTTTAA
- the hflX gene encoding GTPase HflX yields the protein MIDKKKLYSTAEKPETAVLVAVSTQKQPAEKTKEYLDELAFLATTLGVETVKTFTQNLERADIRTYTGKGKLEEILIYVTANPVDMILYDDDLTPSQVRNLEAVFKDIKVIDRSLLILDIFAMRAQTAQSKLQVELAQYQYMYPRLTRLWTHLSRQSGVGVGMRGPGETELETDRRLVKDRIAFLKEKLEKVDRQSTTRRKERDRLVRVAIVGYTNVGKSTLMRGLSKADVFAENKLFATVDSTVRKVNMENIPFLLTDTVGFIRKLPTLLIESFKSTLDEVREADILLHVVDISHASFEEHLDVVNKTLEDIGAANKPTILVFNKIDLYNPTFNADNDEGQEIEQTESVLDQLKKSYIADKADHVVFISAEKKENIDELRNTLFSMVKEKHFSIYPNWLDLGYTAVKAEE from the coding sequence ATGATTGATAAAAAGAAGTTATACTCAACAGCCGAAAAGCCGGAAACCGCTGTGCTTGTGGCTGTTAGTACACAAAAACAACCGGCTGAAAAGACAAAGGAGTACCTGGACGAGCTTGCTTTTCTGGCGACAACATTGGGTGTGGAAACGGTTAAGACATTTACACAAAATCTGGAACGAGCTGATATCCGCACCTACACCGGAAAAGGAAAATTGGAAGAAATTCTGATTTATGTGACTGCGAACCCCGTGGACATGATCCTTTATGATGATGACCTTACGCCGTCGCAGGTGCGAAATCTGGAAGCTGTTTTCAAAGACATTAAAGTGATTGACAGGAGTTTACTGATCCTGGATATTTTCGCGATGCGGGCTCAAACTGCACAGTCGAAATTACAGGTTGAGCTGGCCCAGTATCAGTATATGTATCCGCGATTGACTCGCCTGTGGACTCACTTAAGCCGCCAGTCTGGGGTTGGTGTGGGTATGCGCGGGCCTGGTGAAACGGAATTGGAAACGGATAGACGTCTGGTGAAAGACCGGATCGCTTTCCTGAAAGAAAAACTGGAAAAGGTTGATCGTCAGAGCACTACGCGCCGGAAGGAAAGAGACCGGCTGGTGCGCGTTGCCATTGTGGGTTATACCAATGTTGGAAAATCAACATTGATGCGCGGGCTTTCGAAAGCAGATGTTTTTGCAGAAAATAAGCTGTTTGCAACCGTTGATTCGACTGTGAGAAAGGTGAATATGGAGAACATCCCATTTTTGCTGACTGACACCGTTGGTTTCATACGCAAATTGCCTACGCTGCTCATTGAATCATTTAAATCGACTTTGGATGAGGTTAGGGAAGCGGATATTTTGCTGCACGTGGTAGACATTTCGCACGCTTCATTCGAGGAACATTTGGATGTGGTAAACAAGACATTGGAAGATATTGGCGCTGCCAACAAGCCCACTATTCTTGTTTTCAATAAAATTGACCTTTATAACCCGACATTCAACGCGGATAATGATGAGGGCCAGGAAATTGAGCAGACAGAAAGTGTTCTGGACCAATTGAAAAAGAGCTATATAGCCGATAAGGCGGATCATGTTGTGTTTATTTCGGCTGAAAAGAAGGAAAATATTGACGAGTTGAGAAACACATTATTTTCCATGGTGAAGGAAAAACACTTCTCAATTTATCCAAACTGGCTCGATTTGGGATACACAGCAGTAAAAGCGGAGGAATAA
- a CDS encoding nucleotidyltransferase family protein, producing MKPTLLILAAGIGSRYGGIKQLDQFGPNGETIIDYSLYDAIRSGFGKVVFIVRQEIKDSAEAIFAPKLKGKIDYDFAIQGIQSYVPEDLGTVERVKPWGTGHATLCAWPQTETPFAVINADDFYGRDAFATMSDFLTNDTNDKQHAMIGYELKRTLSENGTVSRGICVERADHNLESVVERTKIFEEGGKIYFEENDIKTEVAPETPVSMNFWGFKPGMFPITKDLFETYARENINTPKAEFYIPTVMTHIIKNGLGDCRVFRIASDWFGVTYPEDKPTVQASLNALHEAGVYPEKLWE from the coding sequence ATGAAACCAACTCTTTTGATTTTAGCTGCCGGCATCGGTAGTCGTTACGGAGGCATCAAGCAGCTAGACCAGTTTGGCCCAAATGGGGAGACAATCATCGATTATTCACTATACGACGCGATTCGCAGCGGTTTTGGTAAAGTAGTTTTTATCGTTCGTCAGGAAATTAAAGACAGTGCAGAAGCGATTTTTGCGCCGAAACTGAAAGGTAAAATTGATTACGACTTCGCCATTCAAGGCATTCAGTCCTATGTTCCTGAGGATTTGGGAACGGTGGAACGTGTAAAGCCATGGGGAACCGGGCATGCCACATTGTGCGCCTGGCCGCAGACCGAAACACCCTTTGCAGTAATCAATGCAGATGATTTTTATGGTCGCGACGCTTTCGCCACCATGTCCGATTTCCTGACCAACGACACCAATGATAAGCAGCACGCGATGATCGGTTACGAGCTGAAACGCACATTATCAGAAAACGGCACCGTTTCCCGCGGCATTTGCGTGGAACGAGCCGATCATAACCTCGAATCGGTTGTGGAACGCACCAAAATTTTCGAAGAAGGCGGAAAAATCTATTTCGAAGAAAATGACATCAAAACAGAAGTGGCGCCGGAAACCCCCGTTTCCATGAACTTCTGGGGTTTCAAACCCGGCATGTTTCCAATCACGAAAGACTTATTTGAAACCTACGCAAGGGAGAATATTAACACGCCAAAAGCTGAATTTTACATCCCAACCGTCATGACGCACATCATCAAAAACGGCTTGGGCGACTGCCGCGTCTTCCGCATCGCCTCCGACTGGTTTGGAGTAACTTACCCGGAAGACAAGCCAACGGTTCAGGCTTCGCTGAATGCGCTGCATGAGGCAGGGGTTTATCCGGAGAAGCTTTGGGAGTAA
- a CDS encoding prephenate dehydrogenase, translated as MILSIIGVGLLGGSFALSLREKYPNVKFVGVDNSLVNQKIALAKGIVDEIVTLDVALQISELNVLATPVDAINKLLPYMLDHLPEGRTIMDLGSTKEAICQIADAHAKRAQFVAVHPMAGTENSGPGAAFKELLTDKYVIICDKEKSNAESLGLVETFLRDVGMKIYYMQPTEHDLHLAYVSHLSHISSFALGLTVLDKEKDEKAIFAMASTGFSSTVRLAKSSPQMWAPIFDQNKTNVSKALGDYIELLKKFKDAIDQHDLETSLDFMSKANDIRRVLAGIEKK; from the coding sequence ATGATACTTAGTATAATAGGAGTGGGCTTGCTGGGCGGTTCTTTCGCTTTGAGCCTGCGCGAAAAATATCCGAATGTTAAGTTTGTAGGCGTTGATAATTCTTTGGTAAATCAAAAAATTGCTTTGGCCAAAGGCATTGTTGATGAGATCGTTACACTTGACGTTGCGCTGCAAATTTCTGAGCTGAATGTGCTGGCAACGCCTGTTGACGCCATTAATAAGCTTTTGCCTTATATGCTGGATCATCTGCCGGAAGGACGGACTATCATGGATCTTGGCTCTACAAAAGAGGCGATTTGCCAGATTGCGGATGCGCATGCAAAACGTGCGCAATTCGTTGCCGTACATCCAATGGCGGGAACCGAGAATTCAGGACCTGGTGCTGCATTTAAAGAGTTGCTCACAGATAAATACGTCATTATTTGTGATAAGGAAAAAAGCAATGCTGAATCACTTGGCCTGGTTGAAACTTTCCTGCGCGACGTCGGCATGAAGATTTATTATATGCAGCCGACTGAACATGATTTGCACTTGGCTTACGTGTCACATTTGAGCCATATCAGCTCTTTTGCGCTCGGATTGACGGTTTTGGACAAAGAAAAGGACGAAAAAGCGATTTTTGCTATGGCGAGCACTGGATTTTCTTCAACGGTCAGGCTTGCTAAAAGCTCACCGCAAATGTGGGCTCCTATTTTTGATCAGAACAAAACCAATGTGTCAAAAGCATTGGGAGACTACATTGAGCTGCTGAAAAAATTCAAGGATGCTATTGATCAGCACGATCTGGAAACAAGTCTGGACTTCATGAGCAAGGCAAATGACATCAGACGAGTTTTAGCCGGAATTGAGAAAAAATAA
- a CDS encoding murein L,D-transpeptidase catalytic domain family protein, translated as MTKAQAVLVAVMIALGVSFGFQKFDTLNDSTTSDSIKIKPDSLAKPQWASLYDSLGLKKQGLSEAAFYYAWYGFQKMNLANPILAIADFSQSSRNKRLYVIDLIKRKVLLNTYVAHGRNSGDEFAKRFSNDNSSYQSSLGFYKTLGTYTGKHGLSLRLEGVEKGINDRALERAIVMHGADYVSESFIKNTGRLGRSLGCPAVSILDSKKLISMLCNGAGLFIYSADQQYVKASPLLSGLKLDKLDHTFGNPLLYTSSK; from the coding sequence ATGACAAAAGCTCAGGCAGTATTAGTAGCAGTAATGATTGCGCTTGGTGTTTCCTTCGGGTTCCAAAAATTTGATACACTTAACGATTCCACGACTTCCGATTCCATAAAAATTAAGCCAGATTCCCTTGCGAAGCCGCAATGGGCAAGTCTTTACGATTCGCTGGGCTTGAAAAAACAAGGCCTTTCAGAGGCTGCATTTTATTACGCATGGTATGGTTTTCAGAAAATGAATCTGGCTAATCCGATCCTTGCGATTGCCGATTTTAGCCAGTCTTCTCGTAATAAGAGACTTTATGTAATTGATTTGATAAAGAGAAAAGTGTTGCTTAACACATACGTTGCGCACGGCAGAAATTCCGGTGATGAGTTTGCAAAGCGTTTTTCGAATGATAATTCATCATATCAATCCAGCCTGGGTTTTTATAAAACATTAGGGACTTACACGGGTAAGCACGGGCTTTCGCTGAGGCTGGAAGGGGTTGAAAAAGGCATTAACGACCGCGCATTGGAAAGGGCGATCGTTATGCACGGGGCAGATTATGTAAGTGAGTCTTTTATCAAAAACACAGGTCGCCTGGGCCGAAGCCTTGGATGTCCTGCTGTATCTATTCTGGATTCTAAAAAACTAATCAGCATGCTTTGCAATGGCGCAGGACTATTTATATATTCTGCTGACCAGCAATATGTTAAGGCTTCACCTCTATTATCAGGCCTGAAATTGGATAAGCTGGATCACACCTTTGGCAATCCTCTTTTATACACGTCTTCAAAGTAA